A window of Selenomonas ruminantium subsp. lactilytica TAM6421 contains these coding sequences:
- a CDS encoding transglycosylase domain-containing protein, whose protein sequence is MKKHKKRRIYRKFFRFIFLLVLVFFLTFFLAGGFALFAPRTWQHVGDFLPRLEAVLPANQQTDAPKEISTMDRLSRMVFLKRAVDARIDKSNYVKLRDIPEDMQNAIIAVEDSRFYSHYGFDVQGIMRATLVNLQYGEVTEGASTITQQLVKNLFLSHEQSFGRKAEELLLSLDMEANYSKSEILEMYLNTIYYGSNFYGIGPASKGYFDKKPQELKLPEAAMLAGTPNAPSLYSPYVDFMLAKKRQFVVIDAMVRNGYIDKSTAESAKIKPIYLANPSE, encoded by the coding sequence ATGAAAAAACATAAAAAACGACGAATTTATCGAAAATTTTTCCGCTTTATCTTCCTTTTAGTATTGGTCTTCTTTCTGACCTTTTTCCTGGCGGGCGGTTTTGCCCTCTTTGCGCCGCGCACCTGGCAGCATGTGGGCGACTTCCTGCCCCGGCTTGAAGCCGTACTGCCTGCCAACCAGCAAACCGATGCACCTAAGGAAATCTCCACCATGGACCGGCTCAGCCGCATGGTATTCCTCAAGCGGGCAGTGGATGCCCGGATTGACAAGTCAAACTATGTCAAGCTGCGGGATATCCCCGAAGATATGCAGAACGCCATCATTGCCGTGGAGGATAGCCGCTTCTACAGCCACTATGGTTTTGATGTGCAGGGCATTATGCGAGCTACGCTTGTCAATCTCCAATATGGAGAAGTCACAGAAGGCGCCAGCACCATTACCCAGCAGCTGGTCAAGAACCTCTTCCTTTCCCATGAGCAATCCTTTGGCCGCAAGGCCGAGGAACTGCTGCTGTCATTGGATATGGAGGCCAACTACAGCAAGAGCGAAATCCTGGAAATGTATCTGAACACCATTTACTACGGTTCCAATTTCTACGGCATCGGCCCGGCGTCCAAAGGCTATTTCGATAAAAAACCTCAGGAGCTGAAGCTCCCCGAAGCGGCTATGCTGGCCGGAACGCCTAACGCTCCTTCCCTCTACTCTCCCTATGTGGATTTCATGCTGGCCAAGAAACGCCAGTTTGTCGTGATCGACGCCATGGTACGCAATGGCTATATCGATAAATCCACCGCTGAATCCGCCAAGATAAAGCCGATCTATCTGGCCAATCCAAGCGAATAA
- the tkt gene encoding transketolase yields the protein MSNIDTTCVNAIRVLAADAVQKANSGHPGLPLGSAPMAYELWANHMNHNPKNPQWANRDRFILSGGHGSTLLYSLLHYFGYGLTMDDMKNFRQDGSLTPGHPEYGHTVGVEATTGPLGAGMGMAVGMAMAEAHLAAEFNQPGYDVVDHYTFALGGDGCMMEGISSEAFSLAGTLGLSKLIILYDSNNISIEGSTDIAFTENVEKRMQAFGFQTLTVEDGNDLEAIGKAIEAAKADKEHPSFITVKTQIGYGCPAKQGKASAHGEPLGVENVKALKETLGWPEPDKSFNIPQNVYDHYQELAAKGAQAEEAWNKLFADYCAKFPELKAKWDKFHAPVDAQALLDNEEFWFYEDKAQATRAVSGTMINRLKDLLPNLFGGSADLAPSNKTDMKDAGDFSKDNYAGRNLHFGVRELAMAAIANGITLHGGLRNYVATFFVFSDYIKPMVRLAALMGLPVTYVLTHDSIGVGEDGPTHEPIEQLAMLRSTPNVNVFRPADATETAAGWYLAVTSEKTPTALVLTRQNLPQLAGSSKEALKGAYVVSEAKDAANMDGIIIATGSEVSLAVEAQAKLAGEGVDVRVVSMPCMDLFEQQSAEYKASILPKNVRARVAVEALGDFGWGKYVGLDGATVSMKGFGASAPAGVLFEKFGFTVDHVAEVVRKVVADNK from the coding sequence TTGAGTAACATCGATACTACTTGTGTAAATGCTATCCGCGTTCTGGCAGCTGATGCTGTGCAGAAGGCAAATTCCGGCCATCCGGGCCTGCCCCTGGGCAGTGCACCTATGGCTTATGAGCTGTGGGCTAACCATATGAACCACAATCCGAAGAACCCCCAGTGGGCTAACCGTGACCGTTTCATCCTGTCCGGTGGACATGGTTCTACGCTGCTCTATTCCTTGCTCCATTACTTTGGCTATGGCCTGACCATGGACGATATGAAGAACTTCCGTCAGGATGGTTCCTTGACGCCTGGTCATCCGGAATACGGCCATACGGTTGGTGTTGAAGCCACCACGGGCCCGCTGGGCGCCGGCATGGGCATGGCTGTGGGCATGGCTATGGCTGAAGCACATCTGGCTGCTGAATTCAATCAGCCGGGCTATGATGTGGTTGACCATTACACCTTCGCTCTGGGCGGCGACGGCTGCATGATGGAAGGCATTTCCTCCGAGGCTTTCTCTCTGGCTGGCACCCTCGGTCTCTCCAAACTCATTATCCTTTACGATTCCAACAATATCTCCATCGAAGGCAGCACGGATATCGCCTTCACGGAAAATGTGGAAAAACGCATGCAGGCTTTCGGCTTCCAGACGCTGACGGTGGAAGACGGCAATGACCTTGAGGCCATCGGCAAGGCTATCGAAGCTGCCAAGGCTGATAAGGAACATCCGTCCTTCATCACGGTGAAGACGCAGATTGGCTATGGCTGCCCGGCTAAGCAGGGCAAGGCCAGCGCTCATGGCGAACCCCTGGGTGTAGAAAATGTCAAGGCCCTCAAGGAAACTCTTGGCTGGCCGGAACCGGACAAGAGCTTCAACATTCCGCAGAATGTCTATGACCACTATCAGGAACTGGCTGCTAAGGGGGCTCAGGCAGAAGAAGCCTGGAATAAGCTCTTTGCTGACTACTGCGCGAAGTTCCCGGAACTCAAGGCTAAATGGGATAAGTTCCATGCACCGGTTGATGCTCAGGCTCTGCTGGACAATGAAGAATTCTGGTTCTATGAAGACAAGGCACAGGCTACCCGTGCTGTTTCCGGCACCATGATCAACCGCCTCAAGGATCTCCTGCCGAACCTCTTCGGCGGCAGTGCTGACCTGGCTCCGTCCAACAAGACGGACATGAAGGATGCCGGCGATTTCTCCAAGGACAACTATGCTGGCCGCAACCTGCACTTCGGCGTGCGCGAACTGGCTATGGCAGCTATTGCCAACGGCATCACCCTGCATGGTGGCCTGCGCAATTATGTGGCTACTTTCTTCGTGTTCAGCGACTACATCAAGCCCATGGTTCGTCTGGCTGCACTGATGGGCCTGCCCGTGACCTATGTCCTGACCCATGACAGCATCGGTGTTGGCGAAGATGGCCCGACCCATGAGCCAATCGAACAGCTGGCTATGCTGCGCTCCACGCCGAATGTCAACGTCTTCCGCCCGGCTGACGCTACGGAAACGGCCGCTGGCTGGTATCTGGCTGTGACCAGCGAAAAGACGCCGACGGCGCTGGTGCTGACTCGTCAGAACCTGCCGCAGCTGGCGGGTTCCTCCAAGGAAGCTCTCAAGGGTGCTTATGTGGTATCCGAAGCGAAAGATGCTGCTAATATGGACGGTATCATCATCGCTACGGGTTCTGAAGTTTCCCTGGCAGTGGAAGCCCAGGCAAAACTGGCTGGCGAAGGCGTGGACGTTCGCGTCGTTTCCATGCCCTGCATGGATCTCTTCGAGCAGCAGAGTGCTGAATACAAAGCCAGCATCCTGCCGAAGAACGTCCGCGCCCGCGTAGCCGTGGAAGCTCTCGGTGATTTCGGCTGGGGCAAATACGTTGGCCTCGATGGCGCAACGGTTTCCATGAAGGGCTTCGGCGCTTCTGCACCGGCTGGCGTTCTCTTCGAGAAATTCGGCTTCACGGTTGACCATGTGGCTGAAGTAGTGCGCAAGGTCGTAGCTGACAACAAATAA
- a CDS encoding LTA synthase family protein yields MKFHRMRYLGSLFVTFLGTQSALRMLLFMITLSTVSLSAMDVLRTFAFGLFYDTCAAVFFCLPIALLLLLLPTSWLNRKWGQLLVLAAAFLLNFLLAFSTTALFFFWQEFHTNFNFIAVDYLIYTTEMIGNIMEAYPMWAIIPALLLAAGGMTYGQSRFLCPPFNPKQKGRIFLEIVLTVIVLSLIATSSRDEWREKVSPNQYNIELAGNGPYGFVHAFFSNELDYHQFYKEANENAVLYNLRSLLAADNVSFREDGGIGRRVENRNELTGRKPNVVLITVESLSANYVGALGAQESWTPELDKLAADSYMFTRMYATGTRTVRGLEAISLAVPPTPGQSILRRQNCDNLATLGDVLRQNGYQTDFIYGGYGYFDNMNEFFSSNGYTIKDRVEIPSEEVIQETAWGVADEVLFTQVLKSMDEHAAKGERAMEMVMTTSNHSPYTFPEGRVEAKQGEREGAVRYTDWAIADFLRRAQEKPWFKDTVFVIVADHQARAAGKTELPVNRYHIPCMIYAPGLIAPGQNDRLISQMDLAPTLMGMLGLSYDSRFMGRDIFRTPPEADRIFISTYQSMGYIRDDKLVILEPGRRAVTYAITDWQNSIYQPVPVDEQLENEAITWYQGASDLFNKGRLKIRP; encoded by the coding sequence ATGAAGTTTCATCGGATGCGCTATCTGGGCAGTTTGTTTGTGACTTTTTTAGGGACGCAGTCAGCCCTGCGCATGTTGTTGTTTATGATCACCCTGTCGACGGTATCCTTGAGCGCAATGGACGTTTTGCGGACCTTTGCGTTTGGCCTGTTTTATGATACTTGTGCGGCGGTTTTTTTCTGTCTGCCGATTGCTTTGTTGTTGTTGCTTTTGCCCACCAGCTGGCTGAACCGAAAGTGGGGACAGCTCCTGGTACTGGCAGCAGCATTCCTGCTGAATTTCCTGCTGGCCTTTTCCACGACAGCGTTGTTCTTTTTTTGGCAGGAATTCCATACGAACTTCAATTTCATCGCAGTGGATTATCTGATCTATACCACGGAAATGATTGGCAATATCATGGAAGCCTATCCCATGTGGGCTATCATTCCCGCCTTGCTGCTGGCAGCGGGGGGCATGACTTACGGCCAGAGCCGTTTCCTTTGTCCGCCATTCAATCCCAAGCAGAAGGGGCGGATTTTCCTGGAGATTGTCCTGACCGTTATCGTGTTATCGCTGATCGCCACCAGCAGCCGGGATGAGTGGCGGGAAAAAGTCAGTCCCAATCAGTATAATATCGAGCTGGCAGGCAATGGCCCCTATGGTTTTGTCCATGCGTTTTTCAGCAATGAATTGGATTACCATCAGTTTTACAAGGAAGCCAACGAAAATGCCGTATTATATAATCTGCGAAGCCTGTTGGCAGCAGATAATGTCAGCTTCAGGGAAGATGGCGGCATTGGCCGTCGGGTGGAGAATCGCAATGAACTGACCGGGCGCAAGCCAAATGTGGTGCTGATTACGGTAGAAAGCCTCAGCGCCAATTACGTGGGAGCCTTGGGAGCGCAGGAATCCTGGACACCGGAGCTGGACAAGCTGGCAGCGGATTCTTATATGTTCACCCGCATGTACGCCACGGGCACCAGGACCGTGCGCGGCTTGGAGGCCATTTCCCTGGCTGTGCCGCCGACGCCGGGACAATCCATCCTGCGGCGGCAGAATTGTGATAATCTGGCCACATTAGGGGATGTCCTGCGGCAGAACGGTTATCAGACGGACTTCATTTATGGCGGTTACGGCTATTTTGACAATATGAATGAATTCTTCAGCAGCAATGGCTATACGATCAAAGACCGGGTGGAGATTCCCAGCGAGGAGGTCATTCAGGAAACGGCCTGGGGCGTAGCGGATGAGGTGCTCTTCACTCAGGTGCTGAAGTCCATGGATGAGCATGCAGCTAAAGGTGAGCGGGCCATGGAAATGGTGATGACCACCAGCAATCATAGCCCCTATACCTTCCCGGAAGGCCGGGTGGAGGCCAAGCAGGGAGAGCGGGAAGGTGCTGTGCGCTATACCGACTGGGCCATTGCCGACTTCCTGCGCCGGGCGCAGGAGAAGCCCTGGTTCAAGGATACGGTCTTCGTCATTGTAGCGGACCATCAGGCCCGGGCTGCCGGTAAGACGGAATTGCCGGTAAACCGCTATCACATTCCCTGTATGATTTATGCACCCGGCCTGATCGCCCCCGGACAGAACGACCGGCTGATCAGTCAGATGGATCTGGCGCCCACCCTTATGGGAATGCTGGGCTTGTCCTATGATTCCCGCTTTATGGGACGGGATATCTTCCGTACGCCGCCAGAGGCTGACCGCATCTTTATCAGCACCTATCAGAGCATGGGGTATATCCGCGATGATAAGCTGGTGATCCTGGAACCGGGCCGGCGGGCGGTCACTTATGCAATAACCGATTGGCAAAACAGCATCTATCAGCCGGTACCTGTCGATGAGCAGCTGGAAAATGAGGCCATTACTTGGTATCAGGGGGCCAGTGACCTGTTCAACAAGGGGCGATTAAAAATAAGGCCCTGA
- the aroH gene encoding chorismate mutase → MRGIRGAIVVGENKKEEIWQAAKMLLSQILRRNKVKPEDIGACIFGCTDDLTAGFPSTGARQMEGFDKVPLFDNRVPDVEGAMERCIRVLLLVNTDLKQADIQHVYMGKAQELRPDLRNF, encoded by the coding sequence ATGAGAGGAATTCGTGGAGCAATTGTCGTAGGGGAAAACAAGAAAGAGGAAATCTGGCAGGCAGCCAAGATGCTGCTGTCCCAGATTCTGCGCCGCAACAAAGTCAAGCCTGAGGACATCGGGGCCTGCATCTTTGGCTGCACCGATGATTTGACCGCTGGCTTCCCGTCCACAGGGGCACGGCAGATGGAGGGCTTTGACAAGGTGCCATTGTTCGACAACCGGGTACCGGATGTGGAAGGTGCTATGGAGCGTTGCATCCGGGTGCTGTTGCTGGTGAATACGGATCTCAAACAGGCGGACATCCAGCATGTTTATATGGGGAAAGCGCAGGAATTACGTCCGGATTTGCGAAACTTTTGA
- a CDS encoding ABC1 kinase family protein translates to MLGKFFNTKTEDAGTTERLKEMVAVLRKREVVKGMTPEKLRQILEDLGPTFVKLGQVLSMRPDFLPPEYCDELMKLQTEAKPMPFSTVIEVIEREYNRRWNQVFSYIDEGAIGSASIAQVHKAVLTTGEKVVVKVQRPGIYEIMSKDIVLLKRAATLLKVVSRSQDVIDFNMVLDEMWTIAKQEMDFLMEADHIEEFAHLNQDVDYVTCPKVYRNLSMQHILVMEYVDGICIDDFAKLKERGYDINTLGRRLGENYVRQIIEDGFFHADPHPGNIWIRNGRIVWLDLGMMGRLSGRDRAAIRKAVYSLAHHDTFEMKAAVLSLGIVRGKINHTALYQDIDAMLAQYSSLDFSELQMGVLTRQIMNLMRVHHIVCPQGLSMFARGVLTVEGVMRLCCPKVSFVEIFARSLAVDYKRNFDWKDEIEKAKQEGMMLLKKSAQLPEQISDILKMTMSGQTKVNLDVTGSEEPLRHLDRMINKVILALLVAALLLGSSTICTTQMTPKIMEIPLLGFLGYLIAFILSLRIIWEIHREP, encoded by the coding sequence ATGCTGGGAAAGTTCTTTAATACGAAAACTGAAGATGCCGGCACCACGGAACGTTTGAAGGAAATGGTGGCGGTACTGCGCAAGCGGGAAGTCGTCAAGGGCATGACACCGGAGAAATTGCGGCAGATCCTTGAGGATCTGGGGCCTACCTTTGTGAAACTGGGGCAGGTTTTGAGCATGCGGCCGGATTTTTTGCCGCCGGAATACTGCGATGAACTCATGAAGCTGCAGACTGAAGCCAAGCCCATGCCTTTTTCCACCGTGATTGAGGTTATCGAGCGGGAGTACAACCGTCGCTGGAATCAGGTGTTCTCCTACATCGATGAAGGGGCGATTGGCTCAGCCAGCATTGCTCAGGTACATAAAGCGGTGCTGACCACCGGGGAAAAAGTGGTGGTGAAGGTACAGCGGCCGGGCATCTATGAGATCATGAGCAAGGATATCGTGCTGCTGAAGCGGGCGGCCACGCTGCTGAAGGTGGTGAGCCGCTCCCAGGATGTCATTGATTTCAATATGGTACTCGACGAAATGTGGACCATTGCCAAGCAGGAAATGGATTTTCTCATGGAGGCGGATCATATTGAGGAATTTGCCCATCTCAATCAGGATGTGGATTATGTCACCTGTCCGAAGGTCTATCGCAACCTGTCCATGCAGCATATACTGGTGATGGAATACGTGGATGGCATCTGTATTGATGATTTTGCCAAGCTGAAGGAGCGGGGCTATGATATCAATACGTTGGGGCGTCGCCTGGGTGAGAATTATGTGCGGCAGATCATTGAGGATGGTTTCTTCCATGCAGATCCCCATCCCGGCAATATCTGGATTCGCAACGGCCGCATCGTCTGGCTGGATCTGGGCATGATGGGACGCCTTTCCGGACGGGATCGGGCAGCTATCCGCAAGGCGGTTTATTCCTTGGCGCATCACGATACCTTCGAAATGAAGGCGGCGGTGCTTTCCCTGGGGATTGTCAGGGGAAAGATCAACCATACGGCCCTTTATCAGGATATCGATGCCATGCTGGCCCAGTATAGCAGTTTGGACTTCAGTGAATTGCAGATGGGGGTGCTGACCCGGCAGATCATGAATCTGATGCGGGTGCACCATATTGTCTGTCCCCAGGGGCTGTCCATGTTTGCCCGGGGGGTGCTGACGGTTGAGGGGGTTATGCGTCTTTGCTGCCCCAAGGTCAGCTTCGTGGAGATTTTTGCCCGGAGTCTGGCGGTGGATTATAAGCGGAACTTTGACTGGAAGGACGAAATCGAAAAAGCCAAGCAAGAGGGCATGATGCTTTTGAAGAAGTCAGCCCAGCTGCCTGAGCAGATTTCAGACATCCTCAAGATGACCATGAGCGGTCAGACCAAGGTGAATCTGGATGTGACGGGTTCGGAGGAACCCCTGCGTCATTTGGATCGTATGATCAACAAGGTGATACTGGCCCTGCTGGTGGCAGCCCTGCTTTTGGGCTCCAGCACCATTTGTACCACCCAGATGACACCGAAGATCATGGAGATACCTTTATTGGGCTTTTTGGGTTATCTGATTGCCTTTATCCTCAGTTTGCGGATTATCTGGGAGATTCATCGGGAACCATAA
- a CDS encoding glucosaminidase domain-containing protein: MLFNRYSRFLLAGLLAGSFALAWSNQAEARHMAVQPEMETKVDTNHSLNMSGSSRTVERGSHNSLEARVDAILHPPVTEKKEVGLKVPQTVSAFDDSIIGTALASQEQCVKYLLSVNPRPDISVSPKELVAYYYEEGAREGIRLDVAFAQALKETGFFRYGGTVTADQNNYCGLGTTSNEVKGAYFSSAKLGVRAQIQHLLAYASTRQPVEPVVDPRYSLVRSSYGSQTLSSWTDLNGRWAVPGYSYGQSIMSMFREMLSR; the protein is encoded by the coding sequence GTGTTGTTTAACCGTTATTCGAGATTTTTGCTGGCCGGTTTATTGGCGGGAAGTTTTGCCTTAGCATGGTCAAATCAGGCAGAGGCCCGGCATATGGCGGTACAGCCAGAAATGGAAACCAAGGTGGATACCAATCATTCCCTGAATATGAGTGGCAGCTCCCGCACTGTGGAGCGCGGCAGCCATAATAGTCTGGAAGCCCGCGTGGACGCAATCCTGCACCCGCCGGTGACAGAAAAAAAGGAAGTGGGGCTGAAGGTTCCGCAGACGGTATCGGCTTTTGATGATTCCATTATCGGTACGGCTCTGGCCAGTCAGGAACAGTGCGTGAAATATCTCCTGAGTGTCAACCCGAGACCGGATATTTCCGTGTCGCCGAAAGAACTGGTGGCTTACTATTATGAAGAAGGTGCCAGAGAAGGCATCCGCCTCGATGTGGCCTTTGCCCAGGCTTTGAAGGAAACGGGATTCTTCCGTTATGGCGGAACGGTGACGGCTGATCAGAATAACTATTGTGGGCTGGGGACGACCAGCAATGAGGTGAAGGGGGCGTATTTCAGTTCCGCTAAATTAGGCGTGCGTGCGCAGATCCAGCATCTGCTGGCCTATGCATCCACGCGCCAGCCTGTGGAACCTGTGGTTGATCCGCGTTACTCCCTGGTACGCAGCTCTTATGGTTCCCAGACGCTCAGCAGCTGGACGGATCTCAATGGCAGATGGGCAGTGCCCGGCTATTCCTATGGGCAGAGTATTATGAGTATGTTCCGCGAAATGCTTTCGCGATAA
- a CDS encoding ABC-F family ATP-binding cassette domain-containing protein produces the protein MITTNNVSLQFGKRVLYKDVNLKFTPGNCYGIIGANGAGKSTFLKLLSGEIEPTGGNIEITPGERLAVLQQDHYAYDDYEVLRTVIMGHKRLVEIMDEKDALYAKPDFSEEDGMKASELEAEFAELNGWDAESEAARLLNGLGIPEDEHTMKMADLTAKEKVRVLLAQALFGNPDILLLDEPTNHLDVESINWLEDFLANFENTVIVVSHDRHFLNQVCTYICDVDFGAIQLYAGNYDFWYQSSQLALQLQKEQNKKAEEKIKELQNFIARFAANAAKSKQATSRKKLLDKIKVEDIKPSSRRYPYIAFTPDREAGDQLLQVDGISKTVDGEQVLKNVSFTLKRGDKVAFVGPNSIGKTMLFKILMGEEEADEGTFKWGVTTTQSYLPADNSAYFDGVSLSLVDWLRQYSKDPDETFVRGFLGRMLFSGEESLKKASVLSGGERVRCMLSKMMLSGANVLLMDEPTNHLDLESITALNNGLISFGGTALFVSHDHEFVQTIANRIIDITPDGVVDRVTTYDDFLANETVKQQLAEKYGKK, from the coding sequence ATGATTACTACTAATAATGTGAGTTTACAGTTTGGTAAGCGCGTTCTGTATAAGGATGTAAATCTGAAATTTACGCCGGGGAACTGTTATGGTATCATCGGTGCCAATGGTGCCGGTAAATCCACCTTTCTGAAGCTTTTGTCCGGAGAGATCGAGCCGACCGGCGGCAATATCGAGATCACGCCGGGTGAGCGTCTGGCTGTGCTGCAGCAGGACCATTACGCTTATGATGATTACGAGGTGCTGCGCACGGTTATCATGGGGCATAAGCGTCTGGTGGAAATCATGGACGAGAAGGATGCTCTCTATGCTAAGCCGGATTTCTCCGAGGAAGATGGCATGAAGGCTTCGGAACTGGAAGCGGAATTTGCCGAACTCAACGGCTGGGATGCGGAGTCGGAAGCTGCCCGCCTGCTGAATGGTCTGGGTATTCCCGAAGACGAACATACCATGAAGATGGCTGATCTCACGGCCAAGGAAAAGGTTCGCGTCCTGCTGGCACAGGCACTGTTCGGCAATCCGGACATCCTGCTCCTGGACGAGCCTACCAACCACCTCGATGTGGAGTCAATCAACTGGCTGGAAGACTTCCTGGCCAATTTTGAGAATACGGTTATCGTCGTATCCCATGACCGTCACTTCCTGAATCAGGTCTGCACCTATATCTGCGATGTGGACTTCGGTGCCATTCAGCTCTATGCCGGCAACTATGATTTCTGGTATCAGTCCAGCCAGCTGGCCCTGCAGCTGCAGAAGGAGCAGAACAAGAAGGCCGAGGAAAAGATCAAGGAACTGCAGAATTTCATCGCCCGTTTTGCCGCTAATGCCGCCAAATCCAAGCAGGCTACGAGCCGTAAGAAACTCCTCGATAAGATCAAGGTGGAGGACATCAAGCCCTCTTCCCGCCGTTATCCCTATATTGCCTTCACGCCGGACCGCGAAGCTGGCGACCAGCTGCTGCAGGTGGATGGCATTTCCAAGACTGTGGATGGCGAACAGGTGTTGAAGAATGTCAGCTTCACGCTGAAGCGCGGTGACAAGGTGGCCTTTGTCGGCCCCAACAGCATCGGCAAGACCATGCTGTTCAAGATCCTCATGGGTGAGGAAGAGGCGGATGAAGGTACCTTCAAATGGGGCGTAACTACTACCCAGAGCTACCTGCCGGCAGATAATTCCGCTTACTTCGATGGCGTATCCCTGTCCCTGGTGGATTGGCTGCGCCAGTATTCCAAGGACCCGGATGAAACCTTCGTGCGCGGTTTCTTGGGCCGCATGCTGTTCTCCGGCGAGGAAAGCCTCAAGAAGGCCTCCGTGCTCTCCGGTGGCGAGCGCGTGCGCTGCATGCTGTCCAAGATGATGCTCTCCGGCGCTAACGTCCTGCTGATGGACGAGCCCACCAACCATCTGGATCTGGAATCCATCACGGCCCTCAACAACGGCCTGATTTCCTTCGGCGGCACGGCTCTGTTCGTATCTCATGACCATGAGTTCGTCCAGACCATTGCCAACCGCATCATCGATATCACGCCGGACGGTGTAGTGGACCGCGTGACCACCTATGATGACTTCCTGGCCAATGAGACGGTCAAACAGCAATTAGCAGAGAAATACGGCAAGAAATAA